Proteins found in one Lycium ferocissimum isolate CSIRO_LF1 chromosome 6, AGI_CSIRO_Lferr_CH_V1, whole genome shotgun sequence genomic segment:
- the LOC132059041 gene encoding endoglucanase 12 — protein sequence MHSANHWGGSLELATNNGDSDDNRSRNLDWDRASVNHQQQQDNYDHRNLDETQQSWLLGPQEKKKKKYVDLGCVVCSRKALKYTIYGVIIAFIVIALPTIIVKSLPKHKPRPSPPDNYTIALHKALLFFDSQKSGTLPKNNGIPWRGNSGLKDGSKLTDVKVGLVGGYYDAGDNTKFHFPMSFAMTMLSWSVIEYEHKYRAIGEYEHIKDLIKWGTDYLLRTFNSTATKIDHIYSQVGGALNNSKTPDDHYCWQRPEDMNYERPVQTATSGPDLAGEMAAALAAASIVFRDDTQYSKKLVKGAETLFDFARDFGKRTSYCRGNPYIEPFYNSTNYFDEFMWGSAWLYYATGNKTYISLATNPGLPKNSKAFFMIPDLSVLSWDNKLPAAMLLLTRMRIFLNPGYPYEEMLSSYHNVTSLTMCSYLERFNVFNFTKGGLIQLNHGQGQPLQYVANAAFLASLFVDYLNATGVPGWNCGPYFFSLDNLRSFATSQMNYILGENPMKMSYIVGHGDKFPRHVHHRGASIPTGKTKYSCTGGWKFRDTKNPNPHNITGAMVGGPDKFDRFKDSRTNFSYTEPTLAGNAGLVAALVSLTGSGGYGVDKNIIFSAVPPLYPMTPPPPPPWKP from the exons ATGCACTCGGCGAATCATTGGGGAGGTTCGTTAGAACTCGCTACGAACAACGGCGATTCTGACGATAATCGTAGCCGGAATTTGGATTGGGACAGAGCATCagtaaatcatcaacaacaacaagacaATTACGATCATCGGAATTTGGATGAAACACAACAGAGTTGGTTATTAG GTCCgcaggagaagaagaagaagaaatatgtgGATTTAGGATGTGTTGTTTGTAGCAGAAAAGCATTAAAGTATACAATTTATGGAGTCATTATTGCTTTCATCGTGATCGCACTTCCGACAATCATCGTAAAGTCTTTGCCAAAGCATAAACCACGACCTTCTCCTCCAGATAATTACACTATTGCCCTTCACAAGGCTCTCCTTTTCTTCGATTCCCAAAAAT CTGGTACATTGCCAAAGAACAATGGGATCCCATGGAGAGGAAACTCAGGTTTAAAAGATGGATCAAAACTGACAGATGTTAAAGTGGGATTGGTTGGAGGATACTATGATGCTGGAGACAACACAAAATTCCACTTTCCCATGTCATTTGCAATGACCATGTTGAGTTGGAGTGTGATtgaatatgaacacaagtacaGAGCCATtggtgaatatgaacatatcaAAGACCTCATCAAATGGGGCACTGATTACTTGCTCCGTACCTTCAACTCCACTGCAACTAAAATTGACCATATTTACAGCCAG GTTGGTGGTgctttaaataattcaaaaaccCCAGATGATCACTACTGCTGGCAAAGGCCAGAAGACATGAATTATGAACGCCCTGTTCAAACAGCTACTTCAGGGCCTGATCTAGCCGGTGAAATGGCAGCAGCATTGGCTGCAGCCTCCATAGTATTCCGGGATGACACGCAATATTCAAAAAAGCTTGTTAAAGGAGCAGAGACCCTCTTTGACTTCGCCCGGGACTTTGGCAAACGGACTTCATATTGCCGTGGAAATCCATACATTGAACCTTTCTACAACTCTACAAACTACTTCGACGAGTTCATGTGGGGATCAGCTTGGCTATATTATGCTACTGGTAATAAAACTTATATATCGTTGGCCACTAATCCCGGATTGCCTAAGAATTCCAAGGCCTTCTTCATGATCCCGGATTTAAGTGTGTTGAGCTGGGATAACAAGTTGCCTGCAGCTATGCTGCTGTTAACTAGGATGAGGATATTCTTGAATCCAGGTTACCCTTACGAGGAAATGTTGAGTAGCTATCACAATGTCACTAGCCTTACCATGTGTTCCTACCTAGAGAGGTTCAATGTCTTCAACTTCACCAAAG GTGGACTAATCCAGTTGAACCACGGGCAAGGACAGCCGTTGCAGTATGTGGCAAATGCAGCCTTTTTGGCATCACTCTTTGTTGATTACTTGAATGCCACTGGTGTTCCAGGATGGAACTGTGGCCCTTACTTTTTCTCCTTGGATAATCTTCGCAGTTTCGCCACTTCCCAG ATGAACTATATTTTAGGTGAAAATCCCATGAAGATGAGCTACATTGTGGGGCATGGAGACAAATTCCCAAGGCATGTTCATCATAGGGGTGCATCAATACCTACTGGTAAAACAAAGTACTCATGCACTGGAGGTTGGAAATTTAGAGATACCAAAAATCCCAATCCTCACAACATAACAGGAGCCATGGTAGGAGGACCTGATAAGTTTGACAGGTTTAAAGATTCGCGCACGAATTTCAGCTATACAGAACCAACACTTGCAGGAAATGCAGGACTTGTTGCTGCATTGGTTTCTTTAACTGGTAGTGGTGGCTATGGTGTTGACAAGAACATTATTTTCTCAGCTGTACCACCTTTATATCCAATGACCCCACCCCCACCTCCACCATGGAAACCATAA